The following proteins are encoded in a genomic region of Astatotilapia calliptera chromosome 22, fAstCal1.2, whole genome shotgun sequence:
- the LOC113015232 gene encoding uncharacterized protein LOC113015232, translated as MELVSSSGSFWRQQVNRFPGRTWTRSCCWLSIGPQWRVCSPTAWVFATQGPQPRTEKLHRGKTRAVTGDPLHPGCLFDPLPSGECLRLSAGAWPKTGISDIRGSESLPLSGQAWFWASSSFTPTHRQSLLDNSGQLEDELAERQGSQGAEGDSANSEQAAFRLHLARYSSRNPRIRKTTSQNEQQATGKPLFHWRNDDFKRGEETSGCLCSSGLLYTKQSSCSRLHLHFRRKTENSMGL; from the exons ATGGAGCTGGTGAGTAGTTCTGGGAGTTTCTGGAGGCAACAAGTGAACAGGTTTCCAG GAAGAACCTGgaccagaagctgctgctggctttctATCGGTCCTCAGTGGAGAGTGTGCTCTCCTACTGCCTGGGTGTTTGCTACGCAGGGACCACAACCGAGAACTGAAAAGTTGCACAGAGG GAAAACCAGGGCGGTCACAGGTGATCCCTTGCACCCTGGCTGCCTGTTTGACCCGCTGCCCTCTGGTGAGTGCCTCAG ACTCAGTGCTGGTGCTTGGCCCAAGACTGGAATCAGTGACATCAGAGGTTCTGAGAGTTTGCCATTGTCAGGACAGGCCTGGTTTTGGGCCAGCTCATCTTTCACCCCCACCCACAGGCAGAGTTTGTTGGATAACT CAGGACAATTGGAGGACGAACTGGCAGAAAGGCAAGGATCCCAGGGAGCAGAGGGAGATTCGGCAAACAGCGAGCAGGCAGCTTTCAG GCTTCATCTTGCAAGGTACAGTTCCAGGAATCCACGGATAAGGAAGACAACATCCCAAAATGAACAGCAAGCAACAGGAAAGCCACTTTTTCACTGGAGAAATGACGACTTCAAAAGGGGTGAAGAAACAAGTGGTTGCTTGTGCAGTAGTGGTCTACTGTACACAAAGCAGTCCAGTTGCTCAAGATTACATCTTCACTTCAGAAGGAAGACCGAAAACTCTATGGGGCTTTAA